A single genomic interval of Streptomyces graminofaciens harbors:
- a CDS encoding NUDIX hydrolase family protein has translation MTETTPGWLSPDDLEQARARMPILYVEAVPVRVDDSGEVTSIGLLLRMGPEGTVSRTLVSGRVMHHERVRDALLRHLEKDLGPVALPRVPAALQPFTVAEYFPTLGTTPFHDPRQHAVSLAYIVPVTGDCRPRQDALDLVWFSPQEAASPLVQSDMPGGQGVLLKQALAHVGCLT, from the coding sequence ATGACCGAAACCACGCCAGGCTGGCTGAGTCCTGACGACCTCGAGCAGGCGCGCGCCCGCATGCCGATCCTGTACGTCGAAGCCGTACCCGTACGGGTCGACGACAGCGGCGAAGTGACGAGCATCGGGCTGCTGTTGCGCATGGGGCCGGAGGGAACGGTCAGTCGCACGCTGGTCTCCGGCCGGGTGATGCACCACGAACGGGTCCGCGACGCCCTCCTGCGCCATTTGGAGAAGGACCTCGGTCCGGTGGCACTCCCCCGTGTCCCGGCCGCCCTCCAGCCCTTCACCGTGGCCGAGTACTTCCCCACGCTGGGGACCACGCCGTTCCACGACCCCCGGCAGCACGCGGTGTCGCTCGCCTACATCGTGCCGGTGACCGGGGACTGCCGCCCCCGGCAGGACGCGCTCGACCTGGTCTGGTTCAGCCCCCAGGAGGCGGCGTCGCCGCTGGTCCAGAGCGACATGCCGGGCGGCCAGGGCGTCCTACTGAAGCAGGCCCTCGCCCACGTCGGCTGCCTGACCTGA
- a CDS encoding DUF1775 domain-containing protein, whose translation MSRITLPRTARRLTVATAVAATAVLLTAVPAAAHVEVEADNAQALAQNVALTFTAESESGSAGITEVRVILPKGIAPTDVTYAGGPKGWKFAATDDGYTVKGSALKVGENAEHSVTVRQLPDAKELAFKTLQTYGDGKIDRWIELEDADSESEGDDHGHGNEAPVLELKAAAPGAKAVSPSPSGSPSESVSPSPTSEESSAPASREPEAADAQKEDDGGLSGAAWAGIVAAILIAVTAAVLVVRRRGGAQQ comes from the coding sequence ATGTCCCGCATCACCCTGCCCCGCACCGCCCGCCGCCTGACCGTCGCGACGGCGGTCGCGGCAACCGCCGTACTGCTCACCGCTGTTCCGGCCGCAGCCCATGTGGAGGTGGAGGCCGACAACGCCCAGGCCCTGGCGCAGAACGTCGCTCTCACCTTCACCGCCGAGTCGGAGTCCGGCTCGGCCGGGATCACAGAGGTGCGCGTGATCCTTCCCAAGGGCATCGCGCCCACTGACGTGACGTACGCGGGCGGCCCCAAGGGCTGGAAGTTCGCGGCCACCGACGACGGGTACACCGTCAAGGGTTCGGCGCTGAAGGTCGGCGAGAACGCCGAACACTCCGTCACCGTACGGCAGTTGCCCGACGCGAAGGAGCTGGCGTTCAAGACGTTGCAGACGTACGGCGACGGCAAGATCGACCGCTGGATCGAACTGGAGGACGCCGACAGCGAGAGCGAGGGCGACGACCACGGGCACGGCAACGAGGCCCCGGTGCTGGAGCTGAAGGCCGCCGCGCCGGGCGCCAAGGCGGTCAGCCCGTCGCCCAGCGGCTCCCCCAGCGAGTCCGTGTCCCCGTCACCGACGTCCGAGGAGAGCTCCGCCCCGGCCAGCCGTGAGCCTGAGGCCGCCGACGCCCAGAAGGAGGACGACGGCGGGCTGTCCGGCGCCGCCTGGGCCGGCATCGTCGCCGCGATCCTCATCGCGGTGACGGCCGCGGTCCTCGTCGTACGCCGCCGGGGCGGTGCCCAGCAGTAG
- a CDS encoding (2Fe-2S) ferredoxin domain-containing protein, whose translation MSKRSRRAVTPAPSTGAAARCTITVCRGCCCGTPKIPGFDHAAQLRGLREALDGTATVRVTDCLDACEHANVVVVQPSPEGRVAGGRPVWLGLVNDHDATADIATWVEEGGPGLADPPGVLDLYGFTPSRRVRGQVDG comes from the coding sequence ATGAGCAAGCGCTCCCGCCGCGCCGTCACTCCCGCTCCGTCCACGGGGGCGGCGGCGCGGTGCACGATCACCGTGTGCCGGGGCTGCTGTTGCGGCACCCCCAAGATCCCGGGCTTCGACCACGCCGCGCAGTTGCGGGGCCTGCGCGAGGCGCTCGATGGCACCGCGACCGTCCGGGTCACGGACTGCCTGGACGCCTGCGAACACGCGAACGTCGTGGTCGTACAGCCCTCGCCGGAAGGCCGCGTGGCGGGTGGCCGACCGGTGTGGCTCGGCCTGGTCAACGACCACGACGCCACCGCCGACATAGCGACCTGGGTGGAGGAGGGCGGCCCCGGCCTCGCCGACCCGCCCGGCGTCCTGGACCTGTACGGGTTCACTCCGTCCCGTCGGGTGCGGGGACAGGTCGACGGCTGA
- a CDS encoding pectate lyase family protein: MRALLLALLLGTTAIPAGGSATAQTPAPVPLAETSPSGFAAVNALGQNGTTGGVAGPTVTATTTEQFLEYIDTTGPLVIRVQGTIDITSKQGVRPNKTIIGVGSSGVINGGGLDFYRSYNVIVRNIRFTNAEDDAVNVGQESHHIWIDHNEFVAPVDGAVDIVRGSQYVTVSWNWFNKTDKSMLLGHSDSNSGQDTGKLKVSIHHNFFDGSRQRHPRVRFGEPVHVYNNYYKGNAIYGVASTMNAGVLVEGNYFENAPHPCYSASGYDESGPGRLLQRNNVFNGSGACETNGTVVEPRTYYAYTLDAPADVPALVRAGAGVGRTGG; this comes from the coding sequence ATGAGGGCTCTCTTACTCGCCCTGCTGCTCGGCACGACGGCGATCCCGGCCGGAGGAAGCGCCACCGCGCAGACCCCGGCGCCGGTGCCGCTCGCGGAAACGTCCCCCTCCGGCTTCGCCGCGGTCAATGCGCTCGGTCAGAACGGCACCACCGGCGGAGTGGCGGGCCCGACCGTCACCGCCACGACGACCGAGCAGTTCCTGGAATACATCGACACCACGGGTCCGCTGGTCATCCGGGTCCAGGGCACCATCGACATCACCAGCAAGCAGGGCGTACGCCCCAACAAGACGATCATCGGGGTCGGTTCCTCGGGGGTCATCAACGGCGGCGGCCTGGACTTCTACCGTTCCTACAACGTCATCGTGCGGAACATCCGGTTCACCAATGCGGAGGACGACGCCGTCAACGTAGGCCAGGAGTCGCACCACATCTGGATCGACCACAACGAGTTCGTCGCGCCGGTCGACGGCGCGGTCGACATCGTCCGCGGCTCCCAGTACGTCACCGTCTCCTGGAACTGGTTCAACAAGACCGACAAGAGCATGCTTCTCGGTCACTCCGACAGCAACTCCGGCCAGGACACCGGGAAGCTGAAGGTCTCCATCCACCACAACTTCTTCGACGGCTCCCGGCAGCGCCATCCGCGCGTACGGTTCGGTGAGCCCGTGCACGTCTACAACAACTACTACAAGGGGAACGCCATTTACGGCGTCGCGTCGACCATGAACGCGGGGGTGCTGGTCGAAGGGAACTACTTCGAGAACGCCCCTCACCCCTGCTACTCCGCGAGCGGGTACGACGAGTCGGGACCGGGCCGCCTGCTGCAGCGGAACAACGTGTTCAACGGGTCCGGCGCGTGCGAGACCAACGGCACCGTGGTCGAGCCGCGCACCTACTACGCGTACACGCTGGACGCCCCGGCCGACGTTCCCGCTCTCGTGCGGGCCGGAGCGGGCGTTGGAAGAACCGGCGGATGA
- a CDS encoding RICIN domain-containing protein, giving the protein MSQRHRIVRVLASAVPLMLGAGLVTAPAATADSAAPNSAVTVRIDPSYQQQEFEGWGTSLVWFANATGGYPEPIRRKLVDMLFGEDGLDLNIARYNIGGGNAPDVRKDYMKAGATMEGFWKAPAGTTRKDTDWWDPNNPEHWDWDADAGQRWWVDQIKDKVTTWEAFSNSPPWFQTVSGYVSGGFDSTTDQIRTDRVDDFATYLVRVTEELEQAHGIDFDTIDPLNEPNTNYWGTQLGADGQPTGGRQEGAHAGPGLQQKVILALDKALDGAKTDAAISAMDETNPSIFTQNWNAYGTDAREAVDQLNVHTYGTGMRTSARDIAKGADRKLWMSEVEGTWGTGTDFTSMEPGLGIATRMADDMRELEPSAWVFWQPIEDSIPQAAAGKNWGSIHVPFNCTADDTLETCPVKANSKFHTIRNFTHYIRPGDHFVKVDDSSSVAAVKKSGRAATVVHINSGTTGRSVTLDLSRFGKVARGATVTPVVTSADGALVRGTPVRVSDRTATLDVPAKSVTTFLVDGVSGVAENAALVQPDHVYRLQGTQSGKSLTPSDDGNGVLIRTTDADRAQQLWSVRQLTSGTGHRARYAVTNASSGKRLAVRDNQAVLEEQPDDGEIPAAAQWIMSTTGDGTWTFVNAATGRLLDVTGQSSADGAKVSTYTPTSAANQRWSVTDETVLRTERAEAFTVPGLAPKLPETVTPVYRDGARGALPVEWDLPSDRRWSKPGTVRVRGEATDPLGRKIRAKAVVTVDTIASTLSGRAKTYAGGKPELPTTVVGVGTHGGRADLPVTWDPAPGGAFGSTGVVTLRGTARIVDGSTTDATVRVQVTEPAEANIAPDTDVSVAATFTESGYSAERLRNGNISEKAWSNWKSGTKNPSDTITFALPKARDLNRVVAHFHRDGTNTSFPESLKAQVRTADDGTWVDASDSVAVGTEGTPVVDIPLKAAKAGPVTGVRVVMTARQGGYITMSEIEVLARVPGVSSDAAATSVEVAGKPIASFDPDTTTYRVVTSDPRRAPVTATARDPYATVAVERTTENGRTTAVVTVTGEDGSQTRKYRIVLVRR; this is encoded by the coding sequence GTGTCTCAACGGCATCGCATCGTCCGGGTATTGGCGTCGGCGGTTCCCCTGATGCTCGGCGCGGGTCTGGTGACCGCACCCGCGGCAACCGCCGACTCGGCTGCGCCGAACAGCGCTGTCACCGTGCGGATCGACCCGTCCTACCAGCAGCAGGAGTTCGAGGGCTGGGGGACGAGCCTCGTCTGGTTCGCCAACGCCACGGGCGGCTATCCGGAGCCCATCCGAAGAAAGCTCGTCGACATGCTGTTCGGCGAGGACGGACTCGACCTCAACATCGCGCGCTACAACATCGGTGGCGGCAACGCCCCGGACGTCCGCAAGGACTACATGAAGGCCGGCGCGACCATGGAGGGCTTCTGGAAGGCCCCGGCGGGAACCACCCGGAAGGACACGGACTGGTGGGACCCGAACAACCCCGAACACTGGGACTGGGACGCCGACGCCGGCCAGCGCTGGTGGGTGGACCAGATCAAGGACAAGGTCACCACCTGGGAGGCGTTCAGTAATTCGCCGCCCTGGTTCCAGACCGTCAGCGGCTATGTCTCCGGCGGCTTCGACTCCACCACGGACCAGATCCGTACGGACCGGGTCGACGACTTCGCGACCTATCTGGTGCGGGTGACCGAGGAGTTGGAGCAGGCGCACGGCATCGACTTCGACACCATCGATCCGCTGAACGAGCCCAACACCAACTACTGGGGCACTCAGCTGGGAGCCGACGGCCAGCCCACGGGAGGCCGCCAGGAGGGCGCGCACGCCGGACCGGGGCTTCAGCAGAAGGTCATTCTCGCTCTCGACAAGGCGCTCGACGGGGCGAAGACCGACGCCGCGATCTCGGCGATGGACGAGACCAACCCCAGCATCTTCACCCAGAACTGGAACGCCTACGGCACCGACGCCCGGGAAGCCGTCGACCAGCTCAACGTGCACACCTACGGCACGGGCATGCGCACCAGCGCCCGTGACATCGCCAAGGGCGCCGACCGGAAGCTGTGGATGAGCGAGGTCGAGGGCACCTGGGGCACGGGCACGGACTTCACCAGCATGGAGCCGGGCCTCGGTATCGCCACCCGGATGGCCGACGACATGCGTGAACTGGAGCCCTCCGCCTGGGTGTTCTGGCAGCCCATCGAGGACTCCATCCCGCAGGCCGCAGCCGGCAAGAACTGGGGCAGCATCCACGTCCCGTTCAACTGCACGGCCGACGACACCCTGGAGACCTGCCCGGTCAAGGCCAACTCGAAGTTCCACACCATCCGGAACTTCACCCACTACATCCGCCCCGGCGACCACTTCGTGAAGGTCGACGACTCCTCCAGCGTCGCCGCCGTGAAGAAGTCCGGCCGCGCCGCGACCGTGGTGCACATCAACAGCGGTACGACAGGCCGCTCGGTGACCCTCGACCTGTCGCGCTTCGGCAAGGTCGCGCGGGGAGCCACCGTGACACCTGTGGTGACCAGCGCGGACGGCGCGCTCGTACGAGGCACTCCGGTCCGGGTGTCCGACCGTACGGCCACGCTCGACGTCCCCGCGAAGTCGGTCACGACCTTCCTCGTGGACGGCGTCAGCGGTGTCGCCGAGAACGCCGCTCTCGTGCAGCCGGATCACGTCTACCGACTCCAGGGCACCCAGAGCGGCAAGTCCCTCACCCCGTCGGACGACGGCAACGGCGTTCTCATCCGCACGACCGACGCGGACCGCGCCCAACAACTCTGGTCCGTACGGCAGTTGACGTCCGGCACGGGCCACCGCGCGCGTTACGCCGTCACGAACGCAAGCTCCGGCAAGCGGCTCGCGGTGCGGGACAACCAGGCGGTCCTGGAGGAACAGCCGGACGACGGCGAGATCCCCGCTGCCGCCCAGTGGATCATGTCGACGACCGGCGACGGCACCTGGACCTTCGTCAACGCCGCCACCGGCCGCCTGCTCGACGTCACCGGGCAGTCCTCGGCGGACGGCGCCAAGGTGTCGACGTACACCCCGACCTCGGCGGCGAACCAGCGCTGGTCGGTGACCGACGAGACGGTGCTGCGCACGGAGCGGGCCGAGGCGTTCACGGTTCCCGGGCTGGCGCCGAAGCTGCCGGAGACGGTGACTCCGGTGTACCGGGACGGCGCCCGGGGCGCGCTCCCCGTGGAGTGGGATCTGCCGTCGGACCGTAGGTGGAGCAAGCCCGGGACGGTACGCGTGCGGGGCGAGGCGACCGATCCGCTCGGCCGGAAGATCCGCGCGAAGGCGGTCGTCACCGTCGACACGATCGCCTCGACCTTGTCGGGCCGCGCCAAGACCTACGCCGGTGGGAAGCCCGAGCTGCCGACGACGGTCGTGGGCGTGGGTACGCACGGAGGGCGGGCCGACCTGCCGGTGACCTGGGACCCGGCGCCGGGCGGGGCGTTCGGCTCGACCGGGGTCGTGACCCTCCGGGGCACCGCACGCATCGTCGACGGCAGCACGACCGACGCGACGGTACGTGTCCAGGTAACCGAACCCGCGGAGGCCAACATCGCGCCGGACACAGATGTGTCGGTCGCGGCCACGTTCACCGAGAGCGGCTACTCCGCCGAGCGGCTGCGCAACGGCAACATCTCCGAGAAGGCCTGGTCCAACTGGAAGTCGGGGACCAAGAACCCCTCCGACACCATCACCTTCGCCTTGCCGAAGGCACGCGACCTGAACCGGGTCGTCGCGCACTTCCACCGGGACGGGACCAACACCTCCTTCCCCGAGAGCCTCAAGGCACAGGTCCGGACGGCCGACGACGGTACGTGGGTCGACGCGAGCGACTCCGTCGCGGTCGGGACCGAGGGCACACCGGTGGTCGACATCCCGCTCAAGGCGGCCAAGGCGGGGCCGGTGACCGGGGTTCGGGTGGTCATGACCGCACGGCAGGGCGGCTACATCACCATGAGTGAGATCGAGGTTCTCGCGAGGGTTCCCGGCGTCTCCTCGGACGCAGCCGCCACGTCCGTCGAGGTGGCGGGGAAGCCGATCGCCTCGTTCGATCCCGACACGACCACGTACCGGGTCGTCACCTCCGACCCAAGGCGCGCCCCGGTCACGGCGACGGCACGCGACCCGTACGCGACCGTCGCGGTCGAAAGGACGACCGAGAACGGCCGGACGACGGCCGTCGTCACGGTGACCGGAGAGGACGGTTCTCAGACCCGGAAGTACCGGATCGTCCTCGTACGGCGCTGA
- a CDS encoding glycoside hydrolase family 127 protein, with protein MSQPPTRRRLLTLAAGTAAAAPLTYAAPSIAQAARVTQATQAAGATQVAEAGPAAHAAPRAAAGPIPVPATWSVRPFPLDQVTLGDGVFRRKRDLMLEYARSYPADRILAVFRANAGLDTRGARPPGGWETSDGNLRGHFGGHFLTLVAQAYADTKEPALKTKLDYLVGALGECQQALAEHGSPRPSHPGYLAAYPETQFVLLENYTTYPTIWAPYYTCHKILRGLLDAHTLGGNAQALTIAAKMGDWVHSRLGRLPKAQLERMWSIYIAGEYGGMNEVMADLYALTGRAEHLAAARCFDNTALLAACAEDRDILEGRHANQHIPQFTGYLRVFDQTGEEQYDVAARNFWGMVVGPRTYSLGGTGQGEMFRARGAVAATLDDKNAETCATYNMLKLSRQLFFHEPDAAYMDYYERGLTNHILASRRDARSTDSPEVTYFVGMGPGVVRDYGNTGTCCGGTGMENHTKYQDSVYFRSTDGDALYVNLYLASTLRWPERGLVVEQTSDYPAEGVRTLTFREGGGRLDLRLRVPSWATAGFTVTVNGVRQPAAAVPGSYLTLSRDWRRGDRVTVSAPYRLRVERALDDPTVQSVFYGPVLLVARSQEQGFRSFSFYKSFTLRGDLADVIKAEGRPLHFTTHGLTLAPFHLGDDAPYHAYFRRAEPVVVFGTADSGVPNRARNDGLTFLDVLWDQAPFTTSGRFVQAVRTLADTWLAEARFTRAERDAVVAAAVRANLRS; from the coding sequence ATGTCCCAACCCCCCACCCGGCGCCGTCTGCTGACGCTCGCAGCCGGAACCGCGGCCGCCGCGCCCCTGACGTACGCGGCCCCGTCGATCGCTCAGGCCGCACGAGTCACCCAAGCCACCCAAGCCGCAGGGGCCACCCAGGTTGCAGAGGCCGGCCCGGCGGCTCACGCCGCCCCCCGGGCCGCCGCAGGCCCGATACCCGTCCCGGCCACCTGGTCGGTACGCCCCTTCCCACTCGACCAAGTGACCCTCGGCGACGGCGTCTTCCGCCGCAAGCGCGACCTGATGCTCGAGTACGCCCGGTCCTACCCGGCCGACCGCATCCTCGCCGTCTTCCGCGCCAACGCCGGTCTCGACACCCGAGGCGCCCGGCCGCCCGGCGGCTGGGAGACCTCCGACGGCAACCTGCGCGGACACTTCGGCGGCCACTTCCTCACCCTCGTCGCCCAGGCCTACGCAGACACGAAGGAGCCCGCGCTCAAGACCAAGCTCGACTACCTGGTCGGTGCCCTGGGCGAGTGCCAGCAGGCCCTGGCGGAGCACGGCTCGCCGAGACCCAGCCACCCCGGATATCTGGCGGCGTACCCGGAAACGCAGTTCGTCCTCCTGGAGAACTACACCACGTACCCCACCATCTGGGCGCCCTACTACACCTGCCACAAGATCTTGCGGGGTCTGTTAGACGCGCACACCCTCGGCGGAAACGCTCAGGCCCTGACCATCGCCGCCAAGATGGGCGACTGGGTGCACAGCAGGCTCGGCCGACTGCCGAAGGCGCAACTGGAGCGCATGTGGTCGATCTACATCGCCGGTGAGTACGGCGGCATGAACGAGGTGATGGCCGACCTGTACGCACTCACCGGCCGGGCCGAACACCTGGCCGCCGCCCGCTGCTTCGACAACACGGCGCTGCTGGCCGCCTGCGCCGAGGACCGGGACATTCTGGAGGGCCGCCATGCCAACCAGCACATTCCCCAGTTCACCGGCTATCTGCGGGTCTTCGACCAGACGGGGGAGGAGCAGTACGACGTCGCGGCGCGCAACTTCTGGGGGATGGTCGTAGGCCCCCGCACGTACAGCCTGGGAGGTACGGGCCAGGGCGAGATGTTCCGGGCCCGGGGTGCCGTCGCGGCGACCCTGGACGACAAGAACGCCGAGACCTGTGCGACATACAACATGCTCAAGCTGAGTCGGCAGTTGTTCTTCCACGAGCCGGACGCCGCCTATATGGACTACTACGAGCGGGGCCTGACGAACCACATTCTCGCCTCCCGCAGGGATGCCCGCAGCACGGACAGCCCCGAGGTCACGTACTTCGTCGGCATGGGCCCGGGGGTCGTGCGCGACTACGGCAACACCGGCACATGCTGCGGCGGCACCGGCATGGAGAACCACACCAAGTACCAGGACTCCGTCTACTTCCGCTCGACCGACGGCGACGCGCTGTACGTCAACCTGTACCTCGCCTCGACCCTGCGCTGGCCGGAGCGCGGACTCGTCGTCGAGCAGACGAGCGACTACCCGGCCGAGGGCGTTCGCACCCTGACCTTCCGCGAGGGCGGCGGCAGGCTCGATCTCAGGCTTCGGGTGCCGTCCTGGGCGACAGCGGGCTTCACCGTCACGGTCAACGGGGTTCGGCAGCCGGCCGCGGCGGTGCCGGGCAGCTATCTCACCCTCAGCAGGGACTGGCGGCGCGGTGACCGTGTCACGGTCTCCGCCCCCTACCGGCTGCGTGTCGAAAGGGCGTTGGACGATCCCACCGTCCAGTCGGTGTTCTACGGTCCGGTGCTGCTGGTCGCGCGGAGTCAGGAGCAGGGGTTCCGTTCCTTCTCCTTCTACAAGAGCTTCACTCTCCGCGGCGATCTCGCCGACGTGATCAAAGCCGAGGGGAGGCCGCTGCACTTCACCACGCACGGCCTGACCCTCGCCCCGTTCCACCTCGGGGACGACGCCCCGTACCACGCCTACTTCAGGCGCGCGGAACCCGTCGTCGTCTTCGGCACGGCCGACTCGGGCGTACCCAACCGGGCCCGGAACGACGGTCTGACCTTCCTCGACGTGCTCTGGGACCAGGCGCCCTTCACGACCTCAGGGCGCTTCGTACAGGCGGTGCGGACCCTTGCCGACACCTGGCTCGCCGAAGCGCGGTTCACCCGGGCCGAGAGGGACGCCGTCGTCGCCGCGGCGGTACGGGCGAACCTGAGGAGCTGA